Part of the Tolypothrix sp. PCC 7910 genome, GTTAAATATGCCAAGCAGACAAAGACTCCGATTATCTCAGTTTTCCATACAGATATCGTTGCCTATATCAAATATTACTTAGGTAGCTTCTTCTTTAGCTTACTGCGTCCAATTATTCCCTTAATAGTCAAGCAAGTCAGCGATGCTTACACCGTCAATGTATTTTCCTCGCGGGAACAGCTAATTAAGTACAATAATTTGCAATGTCAACGTGGGGAATACTTGCCCTATCAAGGTATTAATTGCGAAAAATTCCATCCTCGTAATATTTGTTATGATCCCATACCAGGCGATCGCAGACCTACTATCCTCTTTGTTGGACGCATTACCGCCGAAAAGAATGTTACCCAATTAATAGATGCATTCCCCTATATTGCTGCCAAAATTCCTGATGTGCATTTAGTTATAGTTGGTAGCGGCCCCTTAGATGAGCAAATCAAAAGACGCGCCCAAAAATTTAAATCGGGAATTACGATTTGGGGAGAATCTCACGGGACAGAACTTTTAGGTTGGTTTGCTAGAGCCGATGTTTTTGTCAACCCCTCCGTCACCGAAAACTTTTGCACCACCAACAACGAAGCGCTGGCTTCCGGAACTCCTGTAGTTGCAGCCTTAGCACCCTCAACCGCAGAACAAGTCATTCCCGGACATAACGGCTTTCTTGCTGAACCCAACAATCCAGCAGATTTCGCCCAAAAAATCATTGCTATTTTAGAAAATCCCGAACTCAAAACAGCAATGACTCAAAACGCTCGCCCTTCGATACTAGACTTTGATTGGTCAGTTTGCCAGGAGAAATTTGAAGAAAAACTTTATCAGCTAGTTGCTTTATCTAACAAGCAAAAAGTGAAGGTGAATTAGCAACTTCCAACTCAAAAATACGCTGTTGCTGTGTAATACCAAGTCACAAAAATCCTGACACAGATAAATTTTTCGTAGGGGTTTAGCATTGCTAAACCCTCTACCTAAAGATTACCCGTTCTCCTTTTTCCCTTCCCCATTCCCCATTTTTCTTTAACTCATTCTTGCTAACAAATGCTCTCCCACTCGCAAAGCATTAGCAATAATAGTCAACGATGGATTAACCGCAGCACTAGAAGGAAAAAAGCTGCCATCCACTACATAGAGATTATCAATATCATGGGTGCGGCAATTAATATCTAACACTGAATTTTTGGGGTCTTCTCCAAAGCGACAAGTTCCACACTGATGCCCTACTTCTTTAACAGTAAACTTTTGGGTAATATGGTGCGAGAATCGCCCAAATGTCTGTGACTCGTCTAGAGATTTTAACACTTCAATCCAGCGTTGAATTAACCTATTAAATGCTTCTTGATTATTAGGAGTATAGTCAAGAAAAAGCTGCTCACCCTGAACACGCACGCGGTTGTGAAACTCTGGTAAATCTTCATTGATGATTAACCAAGCAACAGCATGATTTGCTATTGTTTCAGCCACAATTTCAGGCATCATTGGTGGCCCATTAGCAGCAATTCTCTCTTTATTTATATTACCTAACAATTGTACACTCCCCATTGGGTAAGTAAAATCGTCCTCTCCCCAATATAAATCATTAACTCCTAGCGTTTTTTGAAAAACTGTGGGATTCAGTTTTGTACTCAAGGTCATAACTACACCAAAGTTATGCGCCATGTAATTTCGCCCTACAAGATTAGAACTATTTGCTAATCCATTAGGGTGTTTATCGTTAGCAGATTTGAGTAATAATGCTGCTGAGTTAATTGCACCACAAGCCACAACCACAATATCGCCAGAAAATGTTTGACGTTTTCCAGAGATTTCTGCTTCTACACCAGTGATTTCTCGCCCTGATGCACTAGTGTGTAAGCGTACCACCTTTGCTTGTGTGATTAATGTTAAATTTTGCGATGCCAAACCTGGACGTATACCATTCACATCCGCATCCGCTTTGGCATTAATTAAACAGGGAAAACCATCACAAGTATCACAACGAATACAAGCACTTAAATGCGGATTAGCTTCATTAAGTTTGATAGCCAGTGGTAGATAAAAGGGATGCATACCTTTATCTTTCAAACTATCATGAATCTCTTGAATATATGGTTCGTGGCTGATAGCAGAAAAAGGATAATCTTGATTTCTTGGCGGTTCAGTTGGATCTAGATATCGTTGCCCATGTACTTCATAAAGTTTCTCAGCTTGTTCATAATAAGGGGCGAAATCTTGATATTTTAAAGGCCATTCTGGAGAAATACCTCCTTGATGAATGACTTCTGTAAAATCTTGTTCGCGTAATCTAAATAGCGCGCCACCGTAAAATTTTGTATTACCTCCTACATAATAATTTGTTACTGGATTGATAACTTTACCGTCTTTGTCGTACCAATACTCTGAAGTGCGATAACATTCTTTGCGTAAGACTTGCTGCGAATCCCAATTGGCTTTGTTGCGAGGTAAGAAATTACCTCGTTCTAAAACTAAAATTTTCTTGCCACTCGTTGCTAATTTATAGGCCAAAGTGCCACCACCTGCACCTGTGCCAATGACGATAGCATCATAATGTGCATCAGTCATTTGCCTCACCCCAATGGAAAATAAAAAGAAGTTTTTAGAGTTGAGTTTTTAGATTTTGAATTTTGGATGAGGAATTACCTGCGGTGAACCCATCTGCAGCAATCTTTCCTAATTGGTAAAATTCATAATTTGTAATTACTTTGTCCTCATAAAGTCACAATTATGAACTCATAACTTATACCAAATAAAATAATATTTGCGACACATCAATAATATTCTAGAGGGCAGGGCAATGCCCGTGCCCCTACAATCTGTCGCATTCTTTTTTCAAATTGGTATTAGTTTAATTACGAATTACGTAGACGTGTAGCGGCTTACCGAAGGGTATTACGAATTAGTAATTACATCAGCGTCCGCGCATTTGATTTTCAGCACAGGTTTTGTTCAACTTTGTTAACCCAATCCACCGATAAATTACATCTCCAAATTTGGGGAAAAGTTGAATATTGGAGAATAAAAGCTTGGTGAGGAATCCGTCAATGATGACTTCTGGTTGGTTTTGCTTAATCGCTTGCAAAATGGCGATCGCAACTTCTGTGGGTTGAGAAACCTGCGCTAATTTGGGTGAAGGTAGCCCAAAAGCCAGAAACATTCCCGCTTTGGTATATCCTGGGCAAACTACTGTCACGCCAACATTGGTATCGGCTAATTCTTGGCGCAGTGCATCAGTCCACATAATCATGCCGGCTTTACTGGCAGAATAGATACTGTTGTAAGGTGCGCCTTTTTTCCCAGAACCAGAAGCAATATTGACAATGTGACCGCTATTGCTAGCAATCATAGATGGTAGAATTAACCTTGTTAATTCCATCCCAGCAATTAAATTGGTAGTTAATATCGCCTGAATATCTGCTAACTCGTAATTTTGAAAAGCCCGGTATTTTTCAATAGCTGCATTATTAATGACAATATCAATCTTGCCTGCTATTTGATTAATCTGCCGGACTAATATAGGTAATTCTTCTACCTTACTAATATCAAAAGGAATGCTAATGCCTCTACCACCTAAGGCTTGCACTTCATTTGATATCTGTTCTAGCTTTTCTTTGGAACGAGAAACACTAACTACGGTTGCTTGCTCTTTTGCTAAAGCACGGGCAATAAATTCTCCAATACCACCCGATGCTCCGGTCAAAAGGACTGTTTTACCTGCTATGGATGTCATAATCAACCGTGTCTAATAGTATAGTTTCAAACAGAATTATAAAAATTGAGCTTTTCAATTTTTATAAAAAACTTTAGTAGACATCCCCTATTTATTTTGTAATCATTGAGCAGCGTTTATTGCTGCTAATATTGCTTTTTACACTAAATCAAAATTTCAATTTGTAATGGCTGTGACTAGTTTTAAAATTTAGCTGTAGATAAGCGATCGCACCTAAAATTGATTGAAGACCGTGAAAAGTGCGATTTTACGCCGGAGTTTTTTCATGAAAGGCGATCAATGGCAGCAACCTCACCTCATATCTCGTTGGATTGGAGTAGCGATCGCTTTTTATGCATTCATCGCTATTGGTATTGCCGAAGCGGGATTAGGGGTGCTGTTACCGTCAATCTTGTCCACCTACCAACTAACTCCCGCAACAGTTACACTGCTATTTGTTAGTCAAATTAGTGGATACATTGTCGCTGCATTCAGCAGTAGTTTAGTGAGTAGCCGTTTAGGGCTGGCGCGAATGCTTCTGATTGCTGCTAGCGCGCTGACAACTGCACTGCTCATTTATGCTTTATCTCCTTACTGGTTAATCATGGTTATTGCCGGAACCTTGCTAGGGTTGGGGATTGGGTTAATTGATGCCGGGATCAACACCTACATTGTGCAGGACTCGCGTAGTGCCAATCTGATCGGTTCGCTCCATGCTTTTTATGGGATTGGCGCACTTTTGGGGCCTGCGGTAGCAACAACACTGTTAGCTGTTGGCATGAATTGGCGGCAGGTGTATCTGGTGTTGGCGAGTGTGGTTAGTATATTGGTAATTGTTCTTATCAGTGTTATTCTCTGGCGCTATCAGCCGATGATGGCAAAGGTAACGCCATCTGATACCAGTGCAGTGAGTAATTTGCGGCGATCGCTTTATCATCCAGTTGTGCTGCTAAGTGGATTGCTCTTGCTTGTATATGTAGGCACCGAAGCCTCTGTTGGTAACTGGGCATACACAGTACAATCCGTTGCCCGACAAACGCCTGAACTAATTGCTGGATATAGTGTCAGTGCTTATTGGATGGGTTTGACAATCGGACGCTTCAGCTTGAGTTACGCTTTGAACAGACTGGGCGCTGTTCGTACCATCAGCCTATCCCTAATTTTATTAATGATTAGCCTCGTAGCTTGGTGGCTTTTACCTGATCAGTGGATTAGCTTACCGTTAATTGGTTTTGCGTTAGCCGCCATCTTTCCTGCCACAATTTGGCTGATTCCCCAACGAGTCCCAGAGGCGCTGGTACCTGCGGCAGTGGGTTTTGCTACCAGTACCGCCAGTTTTGGAGCTGCGCTCATCCCGACGGGAGTCGGTTGGTTGGCGAACTGGGCAGGATTGGATATTATTCCGATGTTGATGCTGCTACCTGCGATTGTGATGATTGGTGTACATTGCTGGTTAGTCCAACATCGGTAATTACTCTTCAGCTGCACGTTGCATTTTCCAATTTACTAACCAAGCTGCACCACTGGATATTAATAATAAAGGTGTCAACCAATCACCCCAACGCACATATAAAGTCTGTGTTTGCCGTTTATAGATCGTTTCGGCGTGAATTTCATAGGTATTATAGCCAGATAGCCACAAAGTTTTACCATGAGGGTCGATAAACCCTGAGTATCCTGTATTTGTCGCCCGCACAGACCATCTATCGGTTTCAATCGCCCGCATAATATCCTGTGCATGGTGCTGGAATGGCATAGCAGCAGTGTAATGGGCATCGTTGGAGGAACTAAGGATAAATTGCCCACCCGCAGCTGCTTGACGGCGAAATTGAGCAGAAAAAGCGGAGTCGTAACAAATACCTGCGATCGCACGCCCAAATGGTGTATCAAATATTTGATTAGGCGAACCATGAACTTGATGTTCATCCAATGGTGACAAACGCTGAATCAGTTTGCCTAAAATCTCTTCAAAGGGGATATATTCACCCAGTGGTACGAGTTTGGTTTTGTCGTAGCGGCTAAAAACTTCACCGTTACCTGTGTAGGTAAATAAACTATTGGTGTAGCTGCGTCCTTGTTCGCCAAAAGCGCCAATCCAAGCTACAACGCCTTTTTCCTTTACAGATGAGATGATGGGAGTCGCGCCTAAATCACGCTGAAAAAACGGTAAAGCTCCTTCTGGAGTCAGGACAGCATCCACACCCTTGCCTGCTAAAGTTAAATAGCCATTGGTGTAACCTGCGATCGCTCTTCGCAAACCTTCGGGTTTAAGTTTAATAATGTTGGGAATGTTACCTTGAACAATCCCTACTTTTAAAGCCTTGTCTGCTGGTTTACTCAGGGGAATGCTGTATAAGCTAAAACCGATGAGATGTAGAGTAATGAATAATCCAGTGGCGATCGCTAAATATTGATTCGCGTAAATCTTCGCATTTTTACGATTAATCCACGCCTCAGCAATTAAGCCATTCACGGCGACGATTGCGGCTGTAATAGCACTCGGCCCAGCTAGTTGTCCCAAATGTAAAATTACTAAATTATGCGGACTTTGTGTGTAAGAAAGCGAACTCCACCACAAATCGCCAGCACTCCAAATACCTTCTAAAGCGCACCAAATAGTTGTACCAATTAACACACGTAAAAGCGGCTTTTTGCCTGCGAAACGCACCATCAAAGCCGCCCACACAATTACTATTGCTGCCCCCCAAAGGGTAACGAAGGTCAAACAGAAGGTGGTAATTGCCAAACTCGCCAGCCAAGGAACACCCAACCAATCCATCGGATGGATACCAGTAATCCAGAATAAAGCTAATCCGTGATAACCAATACCCCAAAATAAAGGTAAAAGGAGAAATTTTCGCCTTTTACCTGCTAATTGCGTATTTTCTTTGTTAATTAAAACCCAGAGAGGAGCAAGGGCTATCCAAGCGAGGAACCATGCGCCCACAGGGGCCACAGTCAGCCCCATTAATAACCCACTGATAAAGGCTAAAGTGTAAAGGCTAAAGGATGAAAACAGCTTTTTTTTGTAATACTTCATATTTCATCCTTCATCCTTCATCCTTCATCCTTTATCCTTCATTCTGCCTCTTCTAATTCGCCTGTATCACCACTGTCGGGAGGAACTATAGCTACTCCGGTGATGGCATCATCTTCGTCTAAGCGCTGTACTCTTACGCCTGTTGCCGATCGCGATTGTACAGAAATGGCATTTACAGCTTGACGAATAATAATACCGCGATTGGTGACCATCATGATTTCATCATCGCTGTTGACAATCTGTAAGGTGGCTAATTGGTCTTTGGTTTTGCGGTTTTTGAATTTGGTTGCCATTAAGCCTTGACCAGCGCGATTTTGTAACCGGAATTGGGCTACAGGTACGCGTTTGCCATATCCACCCATTGTAATTACTAACACCCAAGGGCCAGTACTAGCGATCGCTGCTACTTCTGTGGATTCTTCATTTTCGATTTCTTCGGTTTCGATGATTTCTTCAATCTCGGTTTCGGCTTCAGTTTCTGTAACCGTACTCAAGGTATCCAGAATTGCTGCTGGGAGGATATCCATACCCACCAGTTCGTCACCCGCTTTGAGTTTCATCGATTTCACACCACGCGTCGCCCTACCTAAAGGACGCAATTGTTCGTGGTTACATCGAAAGTGAATGGCCATCCCATGACGAGAACCGACAATCACGCTATCTTCTACCCTCGCGCGGCGTACCCAGCGGAGTTGATCGCCTTCTTCTAAGGAAATTGCAATTAAGCCGTTGGCCCGGATGTTACTAAATGCTTCCAATACGGTTTTCTTAATATTGCCTCCTTTTGTTAGCATTACCAAGAATTCTTCACTGCTAAACTCATCAACTGGGACAATGGAGGTAATTTTTTCTTCCTTGGGAATGGGCAACATTTGCACAATTGGCGTACCGCGACTGGTACGGGAACCCACGGGAATTTGATAAGCTTTCAGACAGTAGACGACACCGCGATCGCTAAAGAATAAAACGCTGTCGTGATCGCAGCAAGTTAAGAAATGTTCGATGGTGTCATCATCTTTAACTTTGGCTGCTGCTTTACCTCTGGTAGCACGACTTTGGGCTTCAAAGGTATTAACTGGCATCCGTTTGATGTAACCTTGCTCTGTTAGCAAAATGATCACTTTTTCATTTGCGATCAAGTCAAGGTCATCAATTTCTCCCTCTGCATGGGTAA contains:
- a CDS encoding glycosyltransferase, whose translation is MTNQPLRIALFTGLYAPFLTGVSVAVHQRVRWLLEQGHEVFLIHPEFNDKYPKQVGNRPMPGLEELQKFPNFSSYAFPTQPLIFYKSLPQPLSYKHWSDTKLLLNFQPDIIVVEESAQMRGAYSAFLQGYGRAVGVKYAKQTKTPIISVFHTDIVAYIKYYLGSFFFSLLRPIIPLIVKQVSDAYTVNVFSSREQLIKYNNLQCQRGEYLPYQGINCEKFHPRNICYDPIPGDRRPTILFVGRITAEKNVTQLIDAFPYIAAKIPDVHLVIVGSGPLDEQIKRRAQKFKSGITIWGESHGTELLGWFARADVFVNPSVTENFCTTNNEALASGTPVVAALAPSTAEQVIPGHNGFLAEPNNPADFAQKIIAILENPELKTAMTQNARPSILDFDWSVCQEKFEEKLYQLVALSNKQKVKVN
- a CDS encoding GMC oxidoreductase produces the protein MTDAHYDAIVIGTGAGGGTLAYKLATSGKKILVLERGNFLPRNKANWDSQQVLRKECYRTSEYWYDKDGKVINPVTNYYVGGNTKFYGGALFRLREQDFTEVIHQGGISPEWPLKYQDFAPYYEQAEKLYEVHGQRYLDPTEPPRNQDYPFSAISHEPYIQEIHDSLKDKGMHPFYLPLAIKLNEANPHLSACIRCDTCDGFPCLINAKADADVNGIRPGLASQNLTLITQAKVVRLHTSASGREITGVEAEISGKRQTFSGDIVVVACGAINSAALLLKSANDKHPNGLANSSNLVGRNYMAHNFGVVMTLSTKLNPTVFQKTLGVNDLYWGEDDFTYPMGSVQLLGNINKERIAANGPPMMPEIVAETIANHAVAWLIINEDLPEFHNRVRVQGEQLFLDYTPNNQEAFNRLIQRWIEVLKSLDESQTFGRFSHHITQKFTVKEVGHQCGTCRFGEDPKNSVLDINCRTHDIDNLYVVDGSFFPSSAAVNPSLTIIANALRVGEHLLARMS
- a CDS encoding SDR family oxidoreductase, with protein sequence MTSIAGKTVLLTGASGGIGEFIARALAKEQATVVSVSRSKEKLEQISNEVQALGGRGISIPFDISKVEELPILVRQINQIAGKIDIVINNAAIEKYRAFQNYELADIQAILTTNLIAGMELTRLILPSMIASNSGHIVNIASGSGKKGAPYNSIYSASKAGMIMWTDALRQELADTNVGVTVVCPGYTKAGMFLAFGLPSPKLAQVSQPTEVAIAILQAIKQNQPEVIIDGFLTKLLFSNIQLFPKFGDVIYRWIGLTKLNKTCAENQMRGR
- a CDS encoding sugar MFS transporter, which translates into the protein MKSAILRRSFFMKGDQWQQPHLISRWIGVAIAFYAFIAIGIAEAGLGVLLPSILSTYQLTPATVTLLFVSQISGYIVAAFSSSLVSSRLGLARMLLIAASALTTALLIYALSPYWLIMVIAGTLLGLGIGLIDAGINTYIVQDSRSANLIGSLHAFYGIGALLGPAVATTLLAVGMNWRQVYLVLASVVSILVIVLISVILWRYQPMMAKVTPSDTSAVSNLRRSLYHPVVLLSGLLLLVYVGTEASVGNWAYTVQSVARQTPELIAGYSVSAYWMGLTIGRFSLSYALNRLGAVRTISLSLILLMISLVAWWLLPDQWISLPLIGFALAAIFPATIWLIPQRVPEALVPAAVGFATSTASFGAALIPTGVGWLANWAGLDIIPMLMLLPAIVMIGVHCWLVQHR
- the lnt gene encoding apolipoprotein N-acyltransferase codes for the protein MKYYKKKLFSSFSLYTLAFISGLLMGLTVAPVGAWFLAWIALAPLWVLINKENTQLAGKRRKFLLLPLFWGIGYHGLALFWITGIHPMDWLGVPWLASLAITTFCLTFVTLWGAAIVIVWAALMVRFAGKKPLLRVLIGTTIWCALEGIWSAGDLWWSSLSYTQSPHNLVILHLGQLAGPSAITAAIVAVNGLIAEAWINRKNAKIYANQYLAIATGLFITLHLIGFSLYSIPLSKPADKALKVGIVQGNIPNIIKLKPEGLRRAIAGYTNGYLTLAGKGVDAVLTPEGALPFFQRDLGATPIISSVKEKGVVAWIGAFGEQGRSYTNSLFTYTGNGEVFSRYDKTKLVPLGEYIPFEEILGKLIQRLSPLDEHQVHGSPNQIFDTPFGRAIAGICYDSAFSAQFRRQAAAGGQFILSSSNDAHYTAAMPFQHHAQDIMRAIETDRWSVRATNTGYSGFIDPHGKTLWLSGYNTYEIHAETIYKRQTQTLYVRWGDWLTPLLLISSGAAWLVNWKMQRAAEE